In Nostoc sphaeroides, the genomic window CACGCATTACCGCTTACTGAGCAAAGTAACTCTAGCTGAATTGGGGGTGCAATGTCCAAAATACGAGAGCTATAATCTGCACCAAGTAAATCTTGAAGACATTCAATTACCACAATACCCCTACTTAATTAAAACGTCCCACGGACTTTCAGGAGAAGGCACTTATATCATCAAAAATCCCAGCGATTTGAACTACTGCCTTGAAGAAATTAGGAAATATCTTGATATTAAGTTGCTCGATACGATTATTGTCTCGGAGTTCGTCAAAAATGAAGTGCAGAATTACTGCGTACAGTTCTATGTCAACAAACTAGGAGAGATAACCCTCATCGGCACTACCAGACAACTCGTCACTCCAGAAGGCAACTATTTAGGCGGACTGATTGACTACCGCAACACTGACATGAGCAAGTTCTTTGAGATGATTACCAACCTTGGTCAGTATGCTCACAAACAGGGTTATTTCGGCGTGATTGGCTTTGATGTGCTGGAAGATAAAGACGGACAATTTTTTGCGATCGATGCCAACTTCCGAGTCAATGGCTCGACTCCGTTGTGCTTACAGCGTAATACCCTAGTGGGATTGGGAAAGGAAGTAGCTAAATATTCCAGCGATTACCGCATGGAAGGTACGCTGGATTCAATTTTAGTTGCCTTAAAACCAGAACTAGATCGCAAGGATTTAATTATTCTGTCGGCTTTAGAGAAAATCAAATACGGAAAAATCAACACTGACATTTATGCGATCGTTACTGGAGAAACTATCCAGGAAATGCAGCATATCGAGCGTAAATTACAGAGCAAAGGATTACAATGGCTTCCTTAAAAAGCACTACTTTTAGCTTAGTATTTTACAAGATATAGCGGTTCCCATTCAAATGAGGTACAAAATTATATCGCAAGGTGTAGGGGCACGGCACTGCTCATAGGTGTCAACTTAAGCAAAAACTCTTTTAAAACCTCGTTTCCAGCCTCTGGGCTGGAAATGCTGCTCTTGGCGGCTCTGCCGCCAGCAAGGGAGGCGGAGCCTCAATGAGGGGCATTCCCAGTCGGAGCAGGGGAATGAGACGACGAGACGAAAGAGACGATCTCTAAAAGCCAGTCTAGAAAAAGCTTTCACGTTAAGTTGACACCAATGGGCACTGCTGTGCCCCTACGAGTGTATGTCACTAGGCCGGGAAACGCTATAAGACAATACCGTTCAGTTAAGCCCAAAAACCTTGGTAAAGACGCGAAATTTCGCGTCTCTACAGGTTTAAAATCAGTACCACAAATCCTTAACTGAACTGTATTGCGCTATGAGAGTGTAACTGAGGCAAAGGCAAACCCTGCCCCTATTAAGGTGTTCCACAAATAACCTTGCATAATTAGGGCGGGCAAATCGCCCCACCCCACAAGAGTTATATTAATTTGGAATATGCAAACTAGTAGCGGGGTTGTAAAGACCCCAAATTTCGCGTCTCTACAGGGTTTTGGTAACAAACTAATCAATCAGAACTTATGAGACAGACCACTAGATGTGGTTTAGCTTAATAGTTAAAAACTTATTCCTCTACTTCAATCAAATTAGGTGATTGCCTGATGGGAAACAGGACTCGCATTAACTGACTCACTGGTACTGAGCGCTGCTCTTGAACAAAAGCCAAAAACACA contains:
- a CDS encoding ATP-grasp domain-containing protein, which encodes MNSKYNFQYFQGSTLSDLFAEDITDASYGFILNYPATASWAAYPNLKKYFIQDGSSEATKTSFDKICQKEPWKNLAVLGDRILGIVIIPPPKSLLEYWQEHFGFSYSNRSMMDRLTYLDDLSHSDGCANAKGERFDKLISLFPFDHLKPEKHAVDPDTHYRLLSKVTLAELGVQCPKYESYNLHQVNLEDIQLPQYPYLIKTSHGLSGEGTYIIKNPSDLNYCLEEIRKYLDIKLLDTIIVSEFVKNEVQNYCVQFYVNKLGEITLIGTTRQLVTPEGNYLGGLIDYRNTDMSKFFEMITNLGQYAHKQGYFGVIGFDVLEDKDGQFFAIDANFRVNGSTPLCLQRNTLVGLGKEVAKYSSDYRMEGTLDSILVALKPELDRKDLIILSALEKIKYGKINTDIYAIVTGETIQEMQHIERKLQSKGLQWLP